The following is a genomic window from Aminivibrio sp..
TACACGTGGAATTCCCCCGACTTGGGGGTAACGTCCAGGTCCGCGATGAGCTTCAGCGCCCGGTTGATGTACCGCTCCTCCCCGGCGAGGACGATCTGGTTGCCCGGGGCGTCGGGGAGAACGGTGAGCCCGAAGACCGGGCTTCCCGGAACTTTCGCCAGGTTGGCCAGGTGGGCGGCGATGATCTCGGGGGAGGCTTTCGTGATTTTCACCGTCCGGGACTTGAAGATTTTGTCGGCCCTGTCCAGGGTCCGGATGAGGTCCACCGCCCTGTTCACGTCGGTGGCCCTGCCGGTGAGGAGGATATCGTTCCCCCGGCCCACAGGCAGCACGGTGACCATGCGGCCCGAGGCCTGGCTCACGGCGGCGGCGATGAAGTCGGCGGTGACGTAGTCCAGGGGGACCACCTGGGAGACCGTCTGCTCACCCTCCCCCGGGCCCATCCGCCCGGTGCGGACGTCCGGCTCCGCCGAGCTTCCCGGCTGGAGGGGCACCACCTTGCTGAACCCGGCGCCCTGCTGCAGGGTGTAGCCGTTCATCTCCAGCACCGAGATGAACACCTGCCTGGCTTCCTTCAGGGGAAAGGGCTTCGGGGATATGACCGAGATGGACCCCTTCACCCCGGGGGTGAGGACGAGATTTTCGTTCAGCAGCTCCGCCATGAACCGGATGAACTTCACCATGTCCACGTCCTGGAAGTTGAACTGGGCGTTCCCCGAAGCCCTCATTCTCCGGGCCGATTCCACGAGGGCGAATTCGTCGTCCTGGGGGGGAGTCCGGGCCTGAGCCCCCGGTGCGAAACAGAACAGGATAAGTGCCAAAATCAGTAGTTTCCGGATCATTGTTTTTCCCCCCTTGAAATCACGCGGTCAGGAACATAAAGAACCACTGCCTCACCCCCCGCTGCTGCGGCGGGTCGTATGACGACTTTCCCGCAGGAATAGCCGGGAGGCAGGCCGTCCTGCCCCGGAAAATCGAATCTGCCGGTCTCCCAGGAGATTCCGTTCTCCCGGCCCCGGCTCTCCAGCTTTCCG
Proteins encoded in this region:
- a CDS encoding type II secretion system protein, whose product is MGRGRKRGFTLVETLVAVAVLGLVAAGSMRLAVLSVRALGEVRAGRERLALSRNFWLRAVSGKLESRGRENGISWETGRFDFPGQDGLPPGYSCGKVVIRPAAAAGGEAVVLYVPDRVISRGEKQ